A genomic stretch from Pontivivens ytuae includes:
- a CDS encoding cold-shock protein, giving the protein MATGTVKWFNPDKGYGFIQPDAGGKDVFVHISAVERSGLTGLKDNQKVSYELETGRDGKQSAGSLVVE; this is encoded by the coding sequence ATGGCCACTGGCACCGTGAAATGGTTCAACCCCGACAAAGGCTACGGCTTCATTCAACCCGATGCGGGCGGCAAGGACGTGTTCGTACACATCTCCGCCGTCGAGCGTTCGGGTCTGACGGGCCTCAAGGACAATCAGAAGGTTTCCTACGAACTGGAAACCGGCCGCGACGGCAAGCAGAGCGCGGGCTCTCTCGTCGTGGAGTGA